A DNA window from Stigmatella aurantiaca contains the following coding sequences:
- a CDS encoding helix-turn-helix domain-containing protein, with translation MDKKPAKNPKKLLGPNIREARTRLNISQARLAEMLEMSTEVLGRMERKEVLPRLERFVLLCEILGTTPNQMLGFAMGLGSPQGPRMSPAYDEMMTLMRHFVIEMESQLAEDERKELMQIFAHLQRLITLIKKRKAEAAKSRRALAKRGSPAG, from the coding sequence ATGGATAAGAAGCCGGCGAAAAACCCCAAGAAATTGTTGGGGCCCAACATCCGTGAAGCCCGGACCCGGCTCAACATTTCTCAGGCCCGTCTCGCAGAAATGCTCGAAATGTCGACCGAAGTTTTAGGCCGCATGGAGCGCAAGGAAGTCCTCCCTCGGCTGGAACGCTTCGTCCTTCTGTGTGAAATCCTCGGGACGACTCCGAACCAGATGCTCGGCTTCGCCATGGGCCTGGGCAGCCCGCAGGGGCCGCGGATGTCCCCCGCGTACGACGAGATGATGACGCTGATGCGCCACTTCGTCATCGAGATGGAGTCGCAGCTGGCCGAGGACGAGCGCAAGGAGCTGATGCAGATCTTCGCCCACCTGCAGCGGCTCATCACCCTCATCAAGAAGCGGAAGGCGGAGGCGGCGAAGTCGCGCCGGGCCCTCGCCAAGCGGGGCAGCCCCGCCGGCTGA